The proteins below come from a single Thalassomonas actiniarum genomic window:
- a CDS encoding WYL domain-containing protein, which produces MDNTDTQTIERFSFLDFLLLFKGQFTRSELVVRFGIGEATASRTIKSYLKTHSSQANYLGPRLGYVTSDTFAPKFKHLTEDGLSYVATGELVNKFNISSFGISIHSINKNLSSDVIAPVTRAIVRHSYVNIDYASTTSGVSSRVIAPHSLFRACGAWYFRAYDLQTSFFRTFKFSRLKQAVNLGDVEKGAHNKTKDDAWNQQRIVKLKPHPKLEHSSAIELDLELESNKMKELMMSEVTVGFAMSELRVDCSKKHKLNPKEFPLVLINRDELELVESMIIAPGFSEK; this is translated from the coding sequence TTGGATAATACTGATACTCAAACAATTGAACGATTCAGTTTTCTAGACTTTCTATTGTTATTTAAAGGTCAATTTACTCGTTCGGAGTTAGTTGTACGTTTTGGTATAGGCGAAGCCACAGCAAGTAGAACAATCAAGTCTTATCTGAAAACACATAGTAGCCAAGCGAACTATTTAGGGCCTCGCTTAGGATACGTTACATCAGATACTTTTGCGCCCAAATTTAAACACCTCACTGAAGATGGGTTAAGTTATGTGGCTACCGGTGAATTAGTTAACAAATTTAATATCTCTAGTTTCGGTATTAGTATTCACTCAATCAATAAAAATTTATCATCAGATGTTATTGCCCCGGTAACTAGAGCAATCGTTAGACACTCTTATGTAAATATTGATTATGCTTCTACTACTAGTGGAGTTTCTAGCCGCGTTATAGCCCCCCACAGCCTCTTTAGGGCTTGTGGAGCATGGTATTTTCGAGCCTATGATTTGCAAACATCTTTTTTTAGAACATTTAAATTTAGTCGATTAAAACAGGCTGTTAACTTAGGTGATGTAGAAAAAGGTGCTCATAATAAAACTAAGGATGATGCTTGGAATCAACAACGTATAGTCAAACTTAAACCACATCCCAAACTTGAACACTCATCTGCAATTGAGCTAGATCTTGAGCTTGAAAGTAACAAAATGAAAGAGCTAATGATGTCAGAGGTAACAGTGGGGTTTGCTATGTCAGAGCTAAGAGTTGACTGTTCAAAGAAGCATAAATTAAACCCCAAGGAATTTCCTTTAGTTCTTATCAATAGAGATGAATTAGAGTTAGTGGAATCTATGATCATTGCGCCAGGCTTTTCTGAAAAATAA